In the genome of Hugenholtzia roseola DSM 9546, one region contains:
- a CDS encoding tyrosine-type recombinase/integrase, producing MSELVSAESSLPTQNNPNSKFGIQQVITYFKQTLSEKSNYPRIAKQYLYFVLKQNYSVNAISVELFLEKKTAPVYRTACLRFLKFAEKVGIAYVYDDKMPHLKGNALVLRFLAESQINENSKLTYSKALNELYKFLEQKNLPLARISVLSFIDFLKKKKLSIYTVNTYLAAIKQFCRYCVANRDTLGFERRAIEQLRDVIDLRSFKTGTTLRTYSKDSLTEAERDLLLSTINKARDKAIVALMAYQGLRTLEVINLLWSDIKVVQGQNFLAILGKGRNEKELIPLLPICYKILIEYQISLPRYEAEGSMFQFVETSSIRKITNKWLRKAGLKRERISAHSLRHTVAQLLIAKGTPKSMVKRFLRHKSEAITSIYTNKEEDKQFLQYDFAAKSS from the coding sequence ATGTCTGAATTAGTGTCTGCCGAATCTTCTTTGCCTACGCAAAACAACCCGAATAGCAAATTTGGAATCCAACAGGTAATTACGTATTTTAAACAAACCCTTTCCGAAAAGAGCAATTATCCGCGTATTGCCAAACAGTATCTATATTTTGTTTTGAAGCAAAATTATAGTGTCAATGCCATTAGCGTCGAGCTTTTTTTGGAAAAAAAGACTGCACCTGTCTATCGGACGGCTTGTCTGCGTTTTCTCAAATTTGCCGAAAAGGTAGGGATTGCCTATGTCTATGATGATAAGATGCCACATCTCAAAGGCAATGCCTTAGTGTTGCGATTTTTAGCCGAGTCGCAAATCAATGAGAATAGCAAGCTCACGTATTCAAAGGCTTTGAACGAGTTATATAAGTTTTTGGAGCAAAAAAACTTGCCTTTGGCGCGTATTTCGGTATTGAGTTTTATAGACTTTTTGAAAAAGAAAAAACTTAGTATCTATACCGTCAATACCTATTTGGCGGCTATCAAGCAGTTTTGCAGGTACTGTGTTGCGAATCGCGACACACTTGGCTTTGAGCGTCGGGCGATAGAGCAGTTGCGCGACGTGATAGACCTGCGGAGCTTCAAAACGGGGACTACCCTACGCACATATAGCAAAGATAGCCTAACCGAAGCCGAGCGCGATTTGCTTCTTTCTACCATCAACAAGGCACGCGATAAGGCGATTGTGGCATTGATGGCGTATCAGGGCTTGCGCACCCTTGAAGTCATTAACTTGCTTTGGTCGGATATAAAAGTGGTACAGGGGCAAAATTTTTTAGCCATCTTGGGAAAGGGTAGGAATGAAAAAGAACTAATCCCTTTATTACCCATTTGCTATAAAATTCTAATTGAGTACCAAATTTCGCTGCCACGTTATGAAGCGGAAGGCTCGATGTTTCAGTTTGTGGAAACGAGTAGTATTCGCAAAATTACAAACAAATGGCTACGAAAAGCGGGTTTAAAACGCGAGCGCATTTCGGCGCATAGCCTACGCCATACTGTTGCACAACTCCTGATAGCCAAAGGCACGCCTAAAAGCATGGTCAAACGATTTTTGAGGCATAAAAGCGAGGCAATTACCAGCATTTATACCAACAAAGAGGAAGACAAGCAATTTTTGCAGTACGATTTTGCGGCGAAAAGTTCTTGA
- a CDS encoding N-acetylmuramoyl-L-alanine amidase family protein, producing MKKNILLLWLLLGVILPKEATAHYTRGFENGDKDKGKTMTVVIDAGHGGKDPGALGKKVYEKDVTLAVALKVGKLIEENCPDVKVIYTRQTDVFVELNERSEIANRNKADLFISIHCNASKNKTSEGAETYTLGMHKTQDNLDVAMRENASILKETNHQAKYQQFDPYNVVSYIRLSNFQSSYQEQSLDLAAKIQKQFAERVKRKDRGVKQSGFLVLWKTAMPSVLIEIGFISNAQEEAYLMGESGQNYVASGIYRAFKEYKEEIYAKK from the coding sequence ATGAAAAAAAACATACTTCTCTTGTGGCTTCTCTTAGGGGTGATTCTGCCCAAAGAAGCGACTGCCCACTACACAAGGGGCTTCGAAAATGGGGACAAAGACAAGGGCAAGACCATGACCGTAGTCATAGATGCAGGGCATGGCGGCAAAGACCCAGGGGCTTTGGGTAAAAAGGTCTATGAAAAAGACGTAACCTTAGCCGTAGCCTTGAAGGTAGGCAAACTCATAGAGGAAAACTGCCCCGATGTCAAGGTCATTTATACGCGCCAAACGGACGTTTTTGTAGAACTCAATGAGCGTTCTGAAATTGCCAATCGCAACAAAGCCGACCTCTTTATTTCTATCCATTGCAACGCCTCGAAAAATAAGACTTCCGAAGGGGCAGAAACTTATACCTTAGGCATGCACAAAACGCAGGACAACTTAGATGTGGCAATGCGCGAAAATGCTTCCATTCTGAAAGAAACCAATCACCAAGCCAAATATCAACAATTCGACCCCTACAATGTCGTTTCTTATATCCGCCTTTCCAACTTTCAGAGCAGTTATCAGGAACAGAGTCTGGATTTAGCCGCCAAGATTCAAAAGCAATTTGCCGAGCGCGTCAAAAGAAAGGATAGGGGCGTAAAACAGAGCGGTTTTTTGGTACTTTGGAAGACCGCCATGCCGTCGGTCTTGATAGAAATTGGCTTTATTTCTAATGCACAAGAGGAGGCGTATTTGATGGGTGAAAGTGGGCAGAACTACGTCGCTTCGGGTATTTATCGCGCCTTCAAAGAGTATAAGGAGGAAATTTATGCGAAAAAATAA
- a CDS encoding vWA domain-containing protein, with product MLGYQFSQYVPRENNEKSDFERLLKIFLELLGMSGGNVAEAMAWLTNLDNKYQLTDEGYGIGDFFEDLKKKGFLEENPVAGSLSVTPKTGQQIRKNALNEIFGKIRKANAGNHRTAKYGNAGETEPDKRPFQYGDDLGQIAHTDSIRNAQINWGIDNFHLTENDLEVHEKLFLAQTSTVLMIDISHSMILYGEDRITPAKKVAMALAELITQRYPKDTLDVIVFGNDAWQIEIKDLPYLEVGPYHTNTVAGLELAMNLLRRRKNPNKQIFMITDGKPTCIKQGVRYYKNSFGLDKKILNKTLNLATQCKKLHIPITTFMIASDPYLQQFVREFSEANKGKAYFSGLSGLGQLVLEDFDKRRKKQF from the coding sequence ATGCTTGGTTATCAATTCAGTCAATACGTTCCGAGAGAAAACAACGAAAAAAGCGATTTTGAACGCCTATTGAAGATTTTTTTAGAACTTTTGGGCATGTCGGGTGGCAATGTGGCAGAGGCGATGGCTTGGCTTACCAACTTAGACAACAAATACCAACTCACAGACGAGGGCTACGGCATTGGCGATTTTTTTGAAGATTTGAAGAAAAAAGGCTTTTTAGAAGAAAACCCCGTAGCAGGCAGCCTTTCGGTAACGCCAAAAACAGGGCAGCAAATTCGCAAAAACGCCCTCAACGAAATTTTTGGAAAGATACGAAAAGCAAACGCGGGCAATCATAGAACCGCCAAATACGGCAATGCAGGCGAAACCGAACCCGACAAACGCCCCTTTCAATATGGCGACGATTTGGGGCAAATTGCGCACACCGACTCGATTCGAAACGCGCAAATCAACTGGGGCATCGATAATTTTCACCTAACCGAAAACGATTTAGAAGTGCATGAAAAGCTCTTTTTGGCACAAACTTCTACGGTTTTGATGATTGATATTTCCCATTCGATGATTCTCTATGGTGAAGACCGCATCACACCCGCCAAAAAAGTCGCGATGGCACTTGCCGAACTCATCACACAAAGATACCCCAAAGATACCTTAGATGTCATTGTTTTTGGCAATGATGCTTGGCAAATTGAAATAAAAGACCTACCTTATTTGGAAGTAGGTCCTTATCATACCAACACCGTTGCAGGTCTGGAACTGGCAATGAACCTCTTGCGCCGCCGCAAAAATCCGAACAAACAAATTTTTATGATTACCGATGGGAAGCCCACTTGCATCAAACAAGGCGTGAGATACTACAAAAACAGTTTTGGATTAGACAAAAAAATACTCAATAAAACGCTCAATTTGGCAACCCAATGCAAAAAGTTGCACATTCCCATCACAACCTTTATGATAGCCTCCGACCCTTATTTGCAACAATTTGTGCGCGAATTTTCGGAAGCAAACAAAGGGAAAGCCTATTTTAGCGGACTTTCAGGCTTGGGGCAGCTTGTATTAGAAGATTTTGATAAAAGGCGAAAAAAGCAATTTTGA
- a CDS encoding metal ABC transporter permease, which produces MMLNFQVLLVGSLVASLCAILGCFLVLRKNTMVADAISHAVLPGIVLAFLITGSLHSSFGWIGAAFFGLFATFMIEFLHQKAKIQADAAIGVSFTALFALGIVLISVWAQKVDLDVECVLFGEIDYVSLDLWKIPLQKGAVLNLGARAAWQIGAVLLLVLAFVGLFFKQLQITTFDPAFAKSLGIKVGRWHYLLMALVSLAVVVAFESVGAILVLALLSAPAAAAYLLTTRLRPMLLLAVFFGLMAVWIGHSLAVWWNTSTAGAIATVATVLFFIVLFLTVARKKMAQQQK; this is translated from the coding sequence ATGATGCTCAATTTTCAGGTCTTATTGGTGGGAAGTTTAGTGGCAAGCCTCTGTGCTATTTTGGGCTGCTTTTTGGTCTTGCGCAAAAATACAATGGTGGCAGATGCCATTTCCCATGCCGTTCTGCCGGGTATCGTCTTGGCTTTCCTGATAACGGGTAGCCTTCATTCGAGTTTTGGTTGGATAGGAGCGGCTTTTTTTGGCTTATTTGCTACTTTTATGATAGAATTTTTGCACCAAAAAGCTAAAATTCAAGCTGATGCCGCCATAGGAGTCAGTTTTACGGCTCTTTTTGCTTTGGGGATAGTGCTAATTTCAGTCTGGGCGCAAAAAGTGGATTTAGATGTAGAGTGTGTGCTTTTTGGCGAAATAGACTATGTAAGTTTAGACCTCTGGAAAATTCCGCTTCAAAAAGGGGCAGTGCTAAATTTGGGCGCAAGAGCGGCTTGGCAGATTGGGGCAGTCCTACTTTTGGTTTTGGCTTTTGTGGGGCTTTTTTTCAAACAACTTCAAATCACGACCTTCGACCCCGCCTTTGCCAAATCTTTGGGCATCAAAGTCGGACGTTGGCACTATCTCCTGATGGCGTTGGTTTCCTTAGCCGTTGTCGTTGCCTTCGAATCTGTGGGGGCAATTTTGGTCTTAGCTCTTTTGAGTGCGCCTGCGGCAGCGGCATACCTGCTTACTACGCGCCTGCGCCCGATGCTATTGCTTGCCGTTTTTTTTGGTCTGATGGCAGTTTGGATAGGGCATAGCTTGGCAGTTTGGTGGAATACCTCGACGGCGGGGGCGATTGCCACAGTCGCAACGGTTTTGTTTTTCATTGTCCTTTTCCTAACAGTGGCACGCAAGAAAATGGCACAACAACAAAAATAA
- a CDS encoding putative LPS assembly protein LptD has protein sequence MTLLRSLCRLISFFLFGAILFGLGIFPSANSTLHAQITKDSLQTKADTLAIPMSNDFASEVVYSATDSIVYDMEKGIIRLYRGSKIDFENTKLESHQIDIDWASNTLTAKGERNDSTGALTNTPVFKQGEDQYKAQEMRYNFKSERAIVTSVTKQEGEGFLLLERGKRDAQGNLSGLSGAYTTCNLDHPHFRIRSKKMKVIGKNQIVSGPFLLEISDIPTPLGFPFALMPIPKKRASGIIVPTYGETRERGFFLRDGGYYWAISDYIDLALLAEVYTKGFYGASLRSNYRKRYKYNGNFSFNINNSIQGERGTGTEGRTRDFKLIWSHTPQTKGSTRFSANVNAGTTTFDRRNAFNTQDFMQSSLNSSVNFSKTFEGTPFAFTSSLRHNQNVQTNIVTLSPQFNLSATRIFPFKNLVKNSRSPLAQIGINYNLDGRGDISNLIPAPNFGGLKTDVGRNTADTLGFNFSTASEMLKNMRVGFQHRLPLSTSLTLAKYITLSPSVNFTQTFYRTRNNYEWIGGDTVRVSQENGFFQFFRYDVTASLATRLYNTFYYKSEKFKALRHMMVPSVTFSYNPDFGDARYGFYQNVQTNNNGDIRRISRYEGIYGSPAQGRAGTIGIGFSNNLEAKVQRGDKEEKIMLIENLGFQTSYNLAADSFQLAPISVDFRTRVWDNKININARGTLDPYAYSLISRDTLTGAVSQRRLPTYALSEEGKLGRFSSLNVSISTNLNPDAFKSKEQEAAEKTAQTNEERQFIADNAHLYVDFNVPWSLNISYNLAYTRNGFEDPRVTQNVRLNGDVKLTEKWKVSYETSYDFTAKEFSFTSFNIHRDLHCWQLSATWVPFGPRQMYSVNLGVKASVLQDLKLNRQYTWRDRR, from the coding sequence ATGACACTTCTTCGGAGTCTATGTAGGCTCATTTCTTTTTTTCTTTTTGGTGCAATACTATTCGGATTGGGCATATTCCCAAGCGCAAACAGCACTTTGCATGCCCAAATCACAAAAGATAGCCTGCAAACAAAGGCAGACACCTTAGCCATTCCGATGTCTAATGATTTTGCTTCGGAGGTCGTTTATTCTGCTACCGATTCTATCGTTTATGACATGGAAAAGGGTATCATTCGCCTTTATCGCGGCTCGAAGATAGATTTTGAAAACACCAAGCTCGAATCGCACCAAATTGATATAGATTGGGCTTCGAATACCCTAACGGCAAAAGGTGAGCGCAACGACTCCACAGGCGCACTGACCAATACGCCCGTCTTCAAACAGGGTGAAGACCAGTACAAAGCCCAAGAAATGCGCTACAATTTTAAATCGGAACGCGCCATCGTAACAAGCGTAACCAAACAAGAAGGCGAAGGCTTTTTGCTTTTAGAGCGCGGCAAACGCGATGCACAGGGCAATTTGAGCGGACTTAGTGGGGCTTATACCACTTGTAATTTAGACCACCCGCACTTTCGGATTCGCTCCAAAAAGATGAAAGTAATTGGTAAAAATCAAATCGTTTCGGGTCCTTTTCTTTTAGAAATTAGCGACATTCCTACGCCGCTGGGCTTTCCCTTTGCCCTGATGCCCATTCCCAAAAAACGCGCTTCGGGAATTATTGTCCCTACCTACGGCGAAACACGCGAAAGGGGCTTTTTCCTGCGCGACGGCGGCTATTATTGGGCAATTTCAGACTACATAGATTTGGCACTTTTGGCAGAAGTCTATACAAAAGGTTTTTATGGGGCTTCTTTGCGAAGTAATTACAGAAAAAGATACAAATACAACGGCAATTTTTCTTTTAATATCAATAACAGTATTCAGGGCGAGCGTGGCACAGGCACAGAAGGGCGCACACGCGATTTCAAACTCATCTGGTCGCACACCCCCCAAACAAAAGGCTCGACGCGCTTTTCTGCCAACGTCAATGCAGGTACAACAACCTTCGACCGCCGCAACGCCTTCAATACGCAAGACTTTATGCAGTCTTCTTTGAATTCGAGTGTCAATTTTTCGAAAACTTTTGAAGGCACACCCTTTGCCTTTACCAGCAGTTTGCGCCACAATCAAAACGTACAGACCAATATCGTAACGCTTTCACCCCAATTCAATTTGAGTGCAACGCGCATTTTTCCTTTCAAAAACTTAGTTAAAAATTCGCGCTCTCCTTTGGCACAAATCGGCATCAACTACAATCTGGACGGCAGAGGCGATATTTCAAACCTCATTCCTGCGCCCAATTTTGGCGGCTTGAAAACAGACGTAGGCAGAAATACGGCAGATACGCTCGGTTTCAATTTTTCTACCGCTTCGGAAATGCTCAAAAATATGCGCGTGGGTTTTCAGCACCGCCTACCGCTTTCCACTTCGCTCACCCTTGCCAAATACATCACCCTTTCGCCCAGCGTCAATTTCACCCAAACCTTCTATCGCACCCGCAACAATTACGAATGGATAGGCGGCGATACCGTCCGCGTGAGTCAGGAAAATGGCTTCTTTCAGTTTTTTAGGTATGACGTAACGGCAAGTCTTGCCACACGCCTTTACAATACTTTTTATTACAAAAGCGAAAAATTTAAAGCCCTGCGCCACATGATGGTGCCAAGCGTAACCTTTTCCTACAATCCCGATTTTGGTGATGCCCGTTATGGTTTTTATCAGAACGTGCAGACCAATAACAATGGCGACATCAGGCGCATTTCGCGCTACGAGGGTATCTATGGCAGCCCTGCACAAGGCAGAGCAGGTACGATAGGTATTGGTTTTTCTAATAATTTAGAAGCAAAAGTACAAAGAGGCGATAAAGAGGAAAAAATTATGCTCATAGAAAATTTGGGCTTCCAAACTTCCTACAACTTAGCCGCCGACTCCTTCCAACTCGCCCCCATTAGCGTTGATTTTCGCACGCGCGTTTGGGACAACAAAATCAACATCAACGCACGTGGCACATTAGACCCCTACGCCTATTCGCTTATTTCGCGCGATACCCTTACAGGTGCAGTGAGCCAACGCCGCCTGCCTACCTACGCCCTTAGCGAAGAAGGCAAACTCGGACGCTTTTCCTCGCTCAATGTTTCTATCAGCACCAACTTAAATCCAGACGCTTTTAAAAGCAAAGAACAAGAAGCCGCCGAAAAAACCGCTCAAACCAACGAAGAAAGGCAGTTTATCGCCGATAACGCGCATTTATACGTAGATTTCAATGTGCCTTGGTCTTTGAATATCAGTTACAATTTAGCCTATACTCGAAATGGCTTTGAAGACCCGCGTGTAACGCAAAACGTGCGCCTCAATGGAGATGTCAAACTCACCGAAAAATGGAAGGTGAGCTATGAAACCAGTTATGACTTCACTGCGAAGGAATTTTCTTTTACTTCTTTCAATATCCACCGCGATTTGCACTGTTGGCAATTATCGGCTACTTGGGTGCCTTTTGGTCCCCGTCAGATGTATTCGGTCAATTTGGGCGTAAAAGCCTCCGTCTTGCAAGACCTCAAACTCAACCGCCAATACACTTGGCGCGATAGGCGATAA
- a CDS encoding diacylglycerol/lipid kinase family protein, which produces MKKKYLFLLNPKSGTARKEPLITALHERLRFESDLRYEICYTTYAGEGRKLAAQAAQEGYFAVVAIGGDGTVNEVAASLLDSATALGIIPTGSGNGLARHLKIPLQPAKAATYLLATQRSAIDVGAVRIGNLVRYFFCTAGLGFDAHVSQLFAQNPQKRGLKKYASLVWQEFATYQPQTYQVWLENQTEAQLLEAFMLTFANAGQFGNDFYISPQADITDGKLDFCHLQKLSTWQAYAFAWQTWRKRAYKNTKLHISQIQKARICSEIPQPLHLDGDFIANVKEIEVEILPKKLKVLFGS; this is translated from the coding sequence TTGAAAAAGAAATATCTTTTCCTGCTCAATCCCAAATCTGGCACTGCACGCAAAGAACCGCTCATTACAGCCTTGCATGAGCGGCTGCGTTTCGAGTCAGACCTGCGTTATGAAATCTGTTATACCACCTATGCAGGGGAGGGTAGGAAATTGGCAGCCCAAGCTGCACAGGAGGGCTACTTCGCCGTCGTCGCCATTGGGGGCGATGGAACGGTCAATGAAGTTGCCGCCTCGCTGCTCGATAGTGCTACTGCCTTGGGTATCATTCCTACGGGTTCGGGCAATGGCTTGGCACGCCACCTCAAAATTCCCTTGCAGCCTGCAAAGGCAGCCACCTACCTGCTCGCTACACAACGAAGTGCCATAGATGTAGGGGCAGTACGAATCGGCAATCTGGTGCGTTATTTCTTCTGCACCGCAGGGCTGGGCTTTGATGCCCATGTGAGCCAACTTTTTGCACAAAATCCCCAAAAGAGAGGCTTAAAAAAATATGCAAGCCTTGTTTGGCAAGAATTTGCCACCTATCAGCCCCAAACGTATCAGGTTTGGCTCGAAAATCAGACCGAAGCACAACTTTTAGAGGCTTTCATGCTCACCTTTGCCAATGCAGGGCAGTTTGGAAACGATTTCTACATCTCACCCCAAGCCGACATCACCGACGGCAAACTCGACTTCTGCCACTTGCAAAAACTTTCCACTTGGCAAGCCTACGCTTTCGCTTGGCAGACTTGGCGCAAAAGGGCGTACAAAAACACAAAACTTCACATCAGTCAGATACAAAAGGCGCGAATTTGCAGCGAAATACCACAGCCTCTCCACCTCGACGGCGATTTTATTGCCAACGTAAAAGAAATAGAAGTAGAAATTTTGCCTAAAAAATTGAAAGTGCTTTTTGGTAGTTAA
- the rpsF gene encoding 30S ribosomal protein S6, giving the protein MRNYETTFILTPVLSEGQLQEAADKFFNYLQDNGAEVYNRENWGLRKLAYPIQHKNTGYYVYFEFKAEPALIAQLEVEYRRDERVMRFLTVTLDKYAMEFNERRRRGEFNKKKEVKND; this is encoded by the coding sequence ATGAGAAATTACGAAACTACTTTCATTCTCACGCCCGTCCTGTCCGAAGGTCAGTTGCAAGAAGCAGCCGATAAGTTTTTTAACTACCTTCAAGACAACGGAGCAGAGGTCTATAACCGCGAAAACTGGGGATTGCGCAAATTAGCTTATCCTATCCAACACAAAAACACAGGCTACTATGTCTATTTCGAATTTAAGGCAGAGCCTGCCCTTATTGCACAGTTGGAAGTGGAGTACCGCCGCGACGAGCGCGTGATGCGTTTCCTTACGGTTACTTTGGATAAGTACGCGATGGAATTCAACGAGCGTCGCAGACGCGGTGAATTTAATAAGAAAAAAGAAGTGAAAAACGACTAA
- the rpsR gene encoding 30S ribosomal protein S18 produces MTLVNEPINSNRQERRKKYCRFKKSGIKYIDYKDADFLKKFLNDQGEILPRRITGTSLKYQRQLSSAVKRARHLALLPFTDDNGK; encoded by the coding sequence ATGACCTTAGTGAACGAACCCATCAACAGCAACCGCCAAGAGCGCAGAAAAAAATACTGCCGCTTTAAAAAGTCGGGTATCAAATACATCGATTACAAAGATGCCGACTTCTTAAAAAAATTCCTCAACGACCAAGGCGAAATCTTGCCTCGTCGTATCACAGGGACAAGCCTGAAGTATCAGCGTCAGCTTTCTTCGGCTGTTAAGCGTGCGCGTCATTTGGCACTTTTGCCTTTCACTGACGACAACGGCAAATAA
- the rplI gene encoding 50S ribosomal protein L9, with translation MEIILKQSVKGLGDKDDRVVVKPGYARNYLIPQGYAILATPSNIKMMEEIQRQQARKREQLKRDAQNLAERLEGLSLEIKTKAGETGKIFGAVTVLQISAALREKGFEIDRRQIDIADDIKMLGSYHAVLNLHKEVKPKVSIEVVAE, from the coding sequence ATGGAAATCATCTTAAAACAGTCTGTTAAAGGCTTAGGCGATAAAGACGATAGAGTTGTCGTCAAACCCGGTTATGCCCGCAACTACCTCATTCCGCAGGGCTATGCCATCTTAGCCACTCCTTCTAATATCAAAATGATGGAGGAAATTCAGCGTCAGCAGGCACGCAAGCGCGAACAGCTCAAGCGCGATGCCCAAAATTTGGCTGAACGTCTGGAAGGCTTGAGCCTCGAAATCAAAACCAAAGCTGGCGAAACAGGCAAAATCTTTGGCGCAGTTACGGTACTTCAAATCTCTGCCGCTTTGCGCGAAAAGGGTTTTGAAATTGACCGCCGCCAAATCGACATCGCCGACGACATCAAGATGCTCGGAAGCTACCATGCCGTTTTGAACTTGCACAAAGAAGTAAAACCAAAGGTGAGCATCGAAGTTGTGGCTGAATAA
- a CDS encoding DinB family protein: MMPAALAPTWQKLEESRLQLLSLLENKPSERFTQIPADEGWTLSQVLHHFGDVEGGVALYLQKKIDAQQTATEPLKDSGMATKLRYLSLKGALAAPVKIKAPDIVANVPRCTFEQGKAHWEKSRLALQAIATYFPTQLLGKEIFKHPLAGALDMEQTLSFIHLHHQHHQAQIKRLLEL, encoded by the coding sequence ATGATGCCTGCCGCCCTTGCCCCTACTTGGCAAAAACTCGAAGAAAGCCGCTTGCAGTTGCTTTCCCTTTTAGAAAACAAACCTTCGGAACGCTTTACCCAAATCCCTGCGGACGAGGGCTGGACACTAAGTCAGGTCTTGCACCACTTCGGCGACGTAGAAGGGGGAGTCGCGCTCTATTTGCAAAAGAAAATCGATGCCCAACAGACGGCTACCGAACCGCTCAAAGATTCGGGCATGGCTACCAAATTGCGCTACCTTTCACTCAAAGGCGCATTGGCTGCCCCCGTCAAAATCAAAGCCCCCGATATAGTAGCCAACGTACCGCGCTGCACCTTCGAGCAGGGAAAAGCCCATTGGGAAAAAAGCAGACTTGCCCTACAAGCGATTGCGACGTATTTTCCTACCCAACTTTTAGGCAAAGAAATCTTCAAGCACCCTTTGGCAGGCGCACTCGATATGGAACAAACACTTTCTTTCATACACCTGCACCATCAACACCATCAAGCACAAATCAAACGGCTTTTAGAATTATAG
- a CDS encoding CapA family protein: MFPIRFALSSKALFPTRKTFWLYLLPFSAVFLWSCFGQDTEKSTQKIGQQALQNSKPNQDAADKNLADSILSEKKNTKDTLTVIGVGDMMFGTSYPSAAHLPADEGKQLLAPVSDILKSADLTFGNLEGVVLDKGGTVKHCSNPAICYAFRMPEKYASVMLDAGFDMVSIANNHVGDFGQAGRENTVDFLKRVGIAGAGLLSCPTAIVEKEGIRYGLAAFAPNSGTVDIRDIEGAKKIVRDLAQKVDIVIVSFHGGAEGSSRQHVTRQTETFYGENRGNVYAFSHAVIEAGADIVFGHGPHVTRALELYKDRLIAYSLGNFCTYDRFNLKGVSGLAPILAVQVGKDGTFFQAQITATQQLGRGGVSLDADKKVIQVLQNLTKTDFPETPLNIDDKGKVTKK; this comes from the coding sequence ATGTTTCCGATACGATTCGCCCTTTCCTCAAAGGCTCTTTTTCCTACCCGCAAAACCTTTTGGCTCTATTTGCTGCCTTTTAGTGCGGTCTTTTTATGGAGTTGTTTTGGGCAGGATACTGAAAAGAGTACGCAAAAAATAGGGCAGCAAGCTCTCCAAAACAGCAAGCCAAATCAAGACGCTGCTGATAAAAATCTTGCCGACTCCATTCTTTCCGAAAAGAAAAACACAAAAGACACGCTCACCGTCATTGGCGTTGGCGATATGATGTTTGGCACAAGTTACCCTTCGGCGGCGCATTTGCCTGCCGACGAGGGCAAACAACTTTTAGCACCTGTTTCAGACATCTTAAAAAGTGCCGACCTTACCTTTGGCAACCTCGAAGGTGTGGTCTTGGATAAAGGCGGAACGGTCAAACATTGTTCAAATCCTGCCATTTGTTATGCCTTTCGCATGCCCGAAAAGTACGCCTCTGTGATGCTCGATGCGGGTTTTGATATGGTCAGCATTGCCAATAACCATGTAGGCGATTTTGGGCAGGCAGGCAGAGAAAATACGGTAGATTTTCTAAAAAGAGTAGGCATTGCAGGGGCAGGTCTGCTTTCCTGCCCAACGGCAATCGTAGAAAAAGAGGGCATCAGATACGGCTTGGCAGCCTTCGCGCCTAATTCGGGGACGGTAGATATTCGCGATATCGAGGGTGCGAAAAAAATCGTGCGCGATTTAGCCCAAAAAGTAGACATCGTGATTGTGTCTTTTCATGGAGGCGCAGAAGGTAGCAGCAGGCAGCACGTTACACGCCAAACCGAAACTTTTTATGGTGAAAATAGGGGCAATGTGTATGCTTTTTCGCATGCCGTCATAGAGGCAGGAGCGGATATTGTCTTTGGGCATGGTCCTCACGTAACACGTGCGCTCGAATTGTACAAAGACCGCCTTATTGCGTATAGTTTGGGCAATTTCTGTACCTACGACCGCTTCAATTTGAAGGGCGTTTCTGGGCTTGCGCCTATTTTAGCCGTTCAGGTAGGAAAGGACGGCACTTTCTTTCAGGCGCAAATTACGGCAACGCAACAACTCGGAAGAGGGGGCGTTTCCTTAGATGCCGATAAGAAAGTCATTCAGGTTTTACAAAATCTGACCAAGACCGATTTTCCCGAAACGCCCCTAAACATAGACGACAAAGGCAAGGTTACGAAGAAATAA